In the genome of Photobacterium sp. TY1-4, one region contains:
- a CDS encoding FAD-dependent oxidoreductase, producing MSQNIYQFIDVARVDPAKKPLNIRKIEFVEIYEPFTQQQAGAQADRCLGCGNPYCEWKCPVHNYIPQWLKLANEGRIIEAVELSHQTNTLPEVCGRVCPQDRLCEGACTLNDDFGAVTIGNVEKYITDKAFEMGWKPDMSAVEWTDKKVAIIGAGPAGLSCADILVRNGVKPVVFDRYPEIGGLLTFGIPSFKLEKEVMINRRRIFTDMGVEFRLNTEVGKDIEMAQLLAEYDAVFLGVGTYKNMRAGLANEDAPGVYDALPFLISNTYRVMELEDSPEFIDMRNQKVVVLGGGDTAMDCVRTSIRQGAKNVICAYRRDEANMPGSKREVKNAREEGVKFMFNLQPLSIELNEHGRVSGVKVVKTALGEPDEAGRRRPEPVEGSEHVLSADAVIMAFGFQPHAMPWLAAHDVELDQWGRIKAPKAGAFAFQTSNAKIFAGGDAVRGSDLVVTAIDEGRKAAEGILDYLDV from the coding sequence ATGAGCCAGAACATTTACCAGTTCATTGATGTCGCGCGGGTGGATCCGGCGAAAAAGCCGCTCAACATTCGTAAGATTGAATTTGTCGAAATCTACGAGCCATTTACCCAGCAGCAGGCCGGTGCTCAGGCCGACCGCTGCCTCGGCTGCGGTAATCCGTATTGTGAATGGAAGTGCCCGGTCCACAACTACATTCCGCAGTGGCTGAAACTGGCCAATGAAGGCCGGATCATTGAAGCCGTGGAGCTGTCGCACCAAACCAACACCCTGCCGGAGGTCTGCGGCCGGGTCTGCCCGCAGGATCGGCTGTGTGAAGGCGCTTGTACCCTCAATGACGATTTTGGCGCCGTCACCATCGGGAATGTCGAGAAGTATATTACCGACAAGGCGTTCGAGATGGGCTGGAAGCCGGATATGTCTGCCGTCGAATGGACCGACAAGAAGGTCGCCATCATCGGTGCCGGACCGGCGGGCCTTTCCTGTGCCGACATCCTGGTCCGCAACGGCGTCAAACCCGTGGTGTTTGATCGCTACCCGGAAATCGGCGGCCTGCTGACCTTCGGCATCCCGTCGTTCAAGCTGGAAAAAGAGGTGATGATCAACCGTCGCAGGATCTTCACCGACATGGGCGTTGAGTTCCGCCTCAATACCGAAGTCGGCAAAGATATCGAGATGGCCCAGTTGCTTGCAGAGTATGATGCGGTCTTCCTCGGCGTCGGCACCTACAAAAACATGCGCGCGGGTCTGGCCAACGAAGATGCCCCGGGCGTCTACGATGCGCTGCCGTTTCTGATCTCCAATACCTACCGGGTGATGGAACTGGAAGACAGCCCTGAATTTATCGACATGCGCAATCAAAAAGTCGTGGTCCTCGGCGGCGGGGATACCGCCATGGACTGTGTCCGCACCTCGATCCGTCAGGGCGCGAAAAACGTGATCTGCGCCTATCGCCGGGACGAAGCCAACATGCCGGGCTCCAAGCGGGAAGTCAAAAATGCCCGCGAGGAAGGCGTGAAGTTCATGTTCAACCTTCAACCGCTCAGCATTGAGCTGAACGAGCACGGCCGGGTCAGCGGCGTCAAGGTGGTGAAAACCGCCCTCGGTGAGCCCGATGAAGCCGGACGACGCCGTCCGGAGCCGGTCGAAGGCAGCGAGCATGTGCTGTCGGCCGATGCGGTGATCATGGCCTTTGGTTTCCAGCCTCACGCTATGCCGTGGCTGGCCGCCCATGATGTTGAACTGGATCAATGGGGACGGATCAAGGCACCGAAAGCGGGGGCTTTTGCCTTCCAGACCAGCAATGCCAAAATCTTCGCCGGCGGCGACGCCGTCCGCGGCTCGGATCTGGTGGTCACGGCCATCGACGAAGGCCGCAAGGCCGCCGAAGGGATCCTCGATTACCTCGACGTTTAA
- the mtnN gene encoding 5'-methylthioadenosine/S-adenosylhomocysteine nucleosidase, translated as MKIGIIGAMEQEVAILKAQLTHCDTHTKAGCTFYTGTLNGADVVLLQSGIGKVAAAVGTAVLLEIFQPDVVLNTGSAGGFDSSLNVGDVVISTEVRYHDADVTAFGYEIGQMAQQPAAFISDAKLMDVAEQALAALGDTHAVRGLICTGDAFVCSAEKQAFIRDHFPSVVAVEMEAAAIAQACHQFDVPFVVVRAISDVADKESPMSFEEFLPLAAKSSSAMVSKMVELLNQ; from the coding sequence ATGAAGATCGGCATTATTGGTGCGATGGAACAAGAAGTGGCCATCCTGAAAGCACAACTGACCCACTGCGACACCCACACCAAGGCAGGTTGTACTTTCTATACCGGAACCCTGAACGGTGCCGATGTGGTGTTACTCCAATCCGGCATTGGTAAAGTCGCTGCGGCTGTGGGGACTGCGGTGCTGCTTGAAATATTCCAGCCGGATGTCGTCCTCAATACCGGCTCTGCCGGTGGTTTCGACAGCTCACTGAATGTCGGCGATGTGGTGATCTCAACCGAAGTACGCTACCACGATGCCGATGTGACGGCTTTTGGTTACGAAATCGGTCAGATGGCGCAGCAACCAGCCGCGTTCATCTCAGATGCCAAACTGATGGATGTTGCCGAGCAGGCACTTGCCGCGCTGGGCGACACGCACGCAGTCCGTGGCCTGATCTGCACCGGGGATGCTTTCGTCTGCTCTGCCGAGAAACAAGCCTTCATCCGTGACCACTTCCCAAGCGTGGTGGCGGTTGAAATGGAAGCGGCAGCCATTGCCCAGGCCTGTCATCAGTTCGACGTCCCGTTTGTGGTGGTACGTGCCATTTCAGATGTTGCTGACAAAGAATCGCCAATGAGCTTCGAAGAATTCCTGCCGCTGGCGGCGAAAAGCTCATCAGCCATGGTCAGCAAGATGGTGGAGCTGCTGAATCAGTAA
- a CDS encoding cobalamin biosynthesis family protein: MNELLAVLNTHHTLLVLWGALVMQWLLPIPGALHPLQFWPLIAQRIAERVNHPDESRQQQLLAGSLAWLLMWLTVLVLLIAVDQLVWIESIYQLILLWLALDWRNTLQFSKRFIRAYSREDKAYCRQLLESPLNRDTRNLSLLGLGKAGAETQLMAYGRLVAGVLFWFALTGGIGALMYRLAVSLARTWSPSRTEYHAFGLPAVRILAVLDIIPLRLFALLICVGHNGKTALQGVRQQGENWLLPGPGWLLAATSHKLSLSLGGPAIYNSRKMERPRLGGPIAPAALHLSQINLMVNRRLIVWVIIQSVLLILMQGVA, from the coding sequence ATGAACGAGCTGCTGGCGGTTCTGAATACCCATCACACCCTGCTGGTCTTGTGGGGCGCTTTGGTGATGCAATGGTTGCTCCCGATCCCGGGGGCGCTGCATCCATTGCAGTTCTGGCCGTTGATCGCGCAACGGATTGCCGAGCGGGTCAACCATCCGGACGAGTCCCGCCAGCAACAACTGCTCGCCGGCAGTCTGGCCTGGCTGCTGATGTGGCTGACCGTGCTGGTGCTGCTGATCGCCGTCGATCAGTTGGTATGGATTGAAAGTATCTATCAGCTGATCCTGCTGTGGCTGGCACTGGACTGGCGCAACACCCTGCAATTTAGCAAGCGCTTTATCCGCGCCTACAGCCGCGAAGATAAAGCCTATTGCCGCCAGTTACTCGAATCACCGCTCAATCGCGACACCCGTAATCTCTCGCTGCTCGGCCTGGGCAAGGCCGGGGCCGAAACTCAGCTGATGGCCTATGGTCGCCTGGTCGCGGGAGTGCTGTTCTGGTTCGCGTTGACCGGCGGGATCGGGGCCCTGATGTACCGCCTGGCGGTCAGTCTGGCCCGTACCTGGTCGCCCAGCCGCACCGAGTACCACGCCTTTGGTTTACCGGCGGTACGGATTCTGGCGGTGCTCGATATTATTCCGTTGCGCCTGTTTGCCCTGTTGATTTGTGTCGGCCATAACGGCAAAACTGCCCTGCAGGGAGTCCGCCAGCAAGGGGAGAACTGGCTGTTGCCCGGCCCCGGCTGGCTGCTGGCCGCCACCAGCCATAAACTCTCGCTGTCCCTGGGCGGCCCGGCCATCTATAACAGCCGTAAAATGGAGCGTCCGCGCCTCGGCGGCCCCATCGCTCCGGCAGCTTTGCACCTGAGTCAAATCAACCTGATGGTCAACCGCCGGCTGATTGTCTGGGTCATCATTCAGAGCGTGCTGCTCATTCTCATGCAAGGAGTCGCCTGA
- the gltB gene encoding glutamate synthase large subunit, producing MTLYDPTLEKDNCGFGLIAHIEGETSHKLVRTAISALDRMTHRGGIAADGKTGDGCGLLMKKPDSYFRTVAEEAGWKLAREYAVGMIFLSQDPVKAEQARTIVNEELAKETLSIVSWREVPVNPAVLGPIATESLPQIEQVFVNAPAGWKPRDVDRRLYMARRRIEKRIDSDPDFYICSLSTQVTVYKGLCMPADLPKFYRDLGDIRLESSICLFHQRFSTNTQPRWPLAQPFRYLAHNGEINTIAGNRQWARARAYKFSSPLLPDLQNAAPFVNETGSDSSSLDNMLELFLSGGMDLFRAMRMLVPPAWQNHPDMDPALRAFYDFNTMHMEPWDGPAGIVMSDGRYAACNLDRNGLRPARYVITKDKLITLASEVGIWDYAPDEVAEKGRVGPGELLVIDTKFGKIWHSADIDNDLMGRHPYKEWMDSHVKRLVPFEELGDDQVGSRSLDDQELGTYQKLFGISNEELDQVLRVVGENGQEATGSMGDDAPMAVLSSKERSVTDYFRQMFAQVTNPPIDPLREKHVMSLATCIGREMNVFCETDGHAHRVAFKSPILLYSDLVQLLELDNQFYRNSIIDINYDPRDKDLKQAIVDVCDQAQRLVESGTVLVVLSDRGINSDKLPIPAAMAVGAVQTRLVEANLRCDANIVAETATARDPHQFAVLLGFGATAIYPYLAYESLGKLVDSGAISKPYREVMVNYRDGMNKGLYKIMSKMGISTIASYRCSTLFEAVGLSEDVVDLCFRGVSSRIAGADFGDFQQDLFNLSRRAWLKRKPIDNGGLLKYVHGGEFHAYNPDVVGTLQQAVKTGDYQDYLAFAKEVNERPVAAIRDLLKLKTSDNPLDIDCVEAATELYQRFDSAAMSIGALSPEAHEALAIAMNRLGGFSNSGEGGEDPRRFNTERNSRIKQVASGRFGVTPHYLVNADVLQIKVAQGAKPGEGGQLPGHKVTTEIAKLRYAVPGVTLISPPPHHDIYSIEDLAQLIFDLKQVNPKAMVSVKLVSEPGVGTIATGVAKAYADLITISGYDGGTGASPLTSVKYAGSPWELGLAETQQALVANGLRHKIRLQVDGGLKTGLDVVKAAILGAESFGFGTAPMVALGCKYLRICHLNNCATGVATQDEKLRRDFFKGLPEQVMNYFIGLGQEVRELLAQLGVEKLTDLIGRTDLLSVLEGHTAKQSKLMLNGLLHAPTPVEGKTLYCSEPNTPFDQAELSNALLEAALPAIESRSGADLYFEIRNTDRSIGARLSGEIALRYGNQGMAGQPINIHLSGTAGQSFGVWNAGGLNLLLTGDANDYVGKGMTGGKISIRPPVGSAFKSNQATIVGNTCLYGATGGKFFAAGTAGERFAVRNSGTIAVVEGAGDNACEYMTGGIVAILGKTGVNFGAGMTGGFAYILDENGDFAGRVNPELIEALPLDGLKIHQEHLRGLIASHLEETGSSRAQEILADFDQWIPRFYLAKPKSADVNTLLGHQSRSAAELRVQAQ from the coding sequence ATGACACTGTATGACCCAACGCTGGAAAAGGATAACTGTGGCTTTGGTTTAATCGCCCATATTGAAGGCGAAACCAGTCATAAACTCGTCCGAACAGCCATATCCGCATTGGATCGTATGACCCACCGTGGCGGGATTGCCGCAGACGGCAAAACCGGTGACGGCTGTGGCTTACTGATGAAGAAGCCGGACAGTTACTTTCGCACCGTCGCCGAAGAAGCGGGCTGGAAGCTGGCCCGTGAATATGCCGTCGGGATGATTTTCCTCAGTCAGGATCCCGTCAAGGCCGAGCAGGCCCGGACCATTGTCAACGAAGAGCTGGCCAAAGAAACCCTGTCGATCGTCAGCTGGCGCGAAGTCCCGGTCAATCCGGCCGTGCTGGGCCCGATCGCCACCGAATCCCTGCCGCAAATCGAGCAGGTGTTTGTCAATGCCCCGGCAGGCTGGAAGCCTCGCGATGTCGATCGCCGCCTCTATATGGCCCGTCGCCGGATTGAAAAACGCATCGACAGCGATCCGGACTTTTATATCTGTAGTCTGTCGACTCAGGTCACCGTCTATAAAGGCCTGTGTATGCCGGCCGACCTGCCGAAGTTTTACCGGGATCTGGGCGATATCCGCCTGGAATCTTCCATTTGTCTGTTCCACCAGCGGTTTTCCACCAACACCCAGCCGCGCTGGCCGCTGGCCCAACCGTTCCGCTATCTGGCGCACAACGGGGAAATCAACACCATCGCCGGGAACCGCCAGTGGGCGCGGGCGCGGGCGTATAAGTTCTCCTCCCCGCTGCTGCCGGATTTGCAAAACGCCGCGCCGTTCGTCAACGAAACCGGCTCCGACTCGTCAAGCTTAGATAACATGCTGGAGCTGTTCCTGTCCGGCGGAATGGATCTGTTCCGCGCCATGCGGATGCTGGTGCCGCCGGCCTGGCAGAACCACCCGGATATGGATCCGGCCCTGCGTGCCTTCTACGATTTCAACACCATGCACATGGAGCCGTGGGACGGACCGGCCGGGATCGTGATGTCCGACGGCCGCTATGCCGCCTGTAACCTCGACCGCAACGGCCTGCGCCCGGCGCGCTATGTGATCACCAAAGACAAGCTGATCACCCTGGCCTCAGAAGTCGGGATCTGGGACTACGCCCCGGATGAAGTGGCAGAGAAAGGCCGGGTCGGACCGGGCGAATTACTGGTGATCGACACCAAATTCGGCAAGATCTGGCATTCCGCCGATATTGATAACGATCTCATGGGCCGCCACCCGTACAAAGAGTGGATGGACAGCCATGTCAAACGCCTGGTGCCGTTTGAAGAGCTGGGCGACGATCAGGTCGGCAGCCGCTCGCTGGACGATCAGGAGCTGGGCACCTACCAGAAACTGTTCGGGATCAGCAACGAAGAGCTGGACCAGGTGCTGCGCGTGGTCGGTGAAAACGGCCAGGAAGCCACCGGCTCCATGGGCGATGACGCCCCGATGGCAGTGCTGTCTTCCAAAGAGCGCTCGGTGACCGACTACTTCCGCCAGATGTTTGCCCAGGTCACCAACCCGCCGATTGACCCGCTGCGGGAGAAGCACGTGATGTCGCTGGCGACCTGTATCGGCCGGGAAATGAACGTCTTCTGCGAAACCGACGGCCACGCCCATCGGGTGGCATTCAAATCGCCGATCCTGCTGTATTCCGATCTGGTGCAGCTGCTGGAGCTGGACAACCAGTTCTACCGCAACAGCATCATCGACATTAACTACGATCCACGCGATAAAGATCTCAAGCAGGCGATTGTCGATGTCTGCGATCAGGCTCAGCGTCTGGTCGAGAGCGGCACCGTACTGGTGGTGCTTTCCGATCGCGGGATCAATTCGGACAAACTGCCGATCCCGGCTGCCATGGCCGTCGGTGCGGTCCAGACCCGTCTGGTCGAGGCCAATCTGCGCTGCGACGCCAACATCGTCGCTGAAACGGCCACGGCCCGCGATCCGCACCAGTTTGCGGTGCTGCTCGGCTTTGGCGCGACAGCGATTTACCCGTACCTGGCCTATGAGTCGCTGGGCAAGCTGGTCGACAGCGGTGCCATCAGCAAGCCGTACCGCGAAGTGATGGTGAACTACCGCGACGGCATGAACAAAGGCCTGTACAAGATCATGTCGAAAATGGGGATCTCCACCATTGCCTCTTACCGCTGCTCGACCCTGTTTGAAGCGGTCGGCCTGAGCGAAGACGTGGTAGATCTCTGTTTCCGTGGTGTCTCAAGTCGCATCGCCGGTGCCGACTTTGGCGACTTCCAGCAGGACCTGTTCAACTTGTCCCGCCGGGCCTGGCTCAAGCGCAAGCCGATCGACAACGGTGGCCTGCTCAAGTACGTCCATGGCGGGGAATTCCACGCCTACAACCCGGATGTTGTCGGCACTTTGCAACAAGCGGTCAAAACCGGGGACTATCAGGATTACCTGGCCTTTGCCAAAGAGGTTAACGAACGCCCGGTGGCGGCGATCCGCGACCTGCTCAAGCTCAAAACTTCAGACAACCCGCTGGATATCGACTGCGTGGAAGCAGCCACCGAGCTGTATCAGCGCTTCGATTCTGCGGCGATGTCCATCGGCGCTCTGAGTCCGGAAGCGCACGAAGCGCTGGCCATTGCCATGAACCGTCTCGGCGGCTTCTCCAACTCCGGCGAAGGCGGGGAAGATCCGCGCCGGTTCAACACCGAGCGCAACTCACGGATCAAACAGGTGGCTTCCGGCCGCTTCGGGGTCACCCCGCACTATCTGGTCAATGCCGATGTGCTGCAAATCAAAGTGGCTCAGGGTGCCAAGCCCGGTGAGGGCGGTCAGCTGCCGGGTCACAAAGTGACCACGGAGATTGCCAAGCTGCGCTATGCGGTGCCGGGGGTGACGTTGATTTCACCACCGCCGCACCACGACATCTACTCGATTGAAGATCTGGCCCAGCTGATTTTCGACCTCAAGCAAGTCAATCCGAAAGCCATGGTGTCCGTCAAGCTGGTGTCCGAGCCCGGGGTCGGCACCATTGCCACCGGGGTCGCCAAAGCCTATGCCGATCTGATCACCATTTCCGGCTACGACGGCGGCACCGGGGCCAGCCCGCTGACCTCGGTCAAATATGCCGGCAGCCCGTGGGAGCTCGGCCTGGCGGAAACCCAACAGGCACTGGTCGCCAACGGCCTGCGCCATAAGATCCGCCTGCAAGTCGACGGCGGCCTGAAGACTGGATTAGATGTGGTCAAAGCCGCGATCCTGGGGGCAGAAAGCTTCGGTTTCGGCACCGCGCCGATGGTCGCACTGGGCTGTAAATACCTGCGCATCTGCCACCTCAACAACTGTGCCACCGGCGTGGCCACTCAGGATGAGAAGCTGCGCCGCGACTTCTTCAAAGGCCTGCCGGAGCAGGTAATGAACTACTTCATCGGTCTCGGCCAGGAAGTGCGGGAGCTGCTGGCCCAGTTGGGCGTGGAGAAGCTGACCGACCTGATCGGCCGGACCGATCTGCTGTCTGTGCTCGAAGGTCATACCGCCAAGCAAAGCAAGCTGATGCTCAACGGTCTGCTGCATGCGCCGACGCCGGTTGAAGGGAAAACGCTCTATTGCAGCGAGCCGAATACCCCGTTTGATCAGGCTGAACTCAGCAATGCCCTGCTTGAAGCCGCGCTCCCCGCGATTGAGAGCCGCAGCGGCGCCGATCTCTACTTTGAGATCCGCAACACCGATCGTTCGATTGGTGCCCGTTTGTCCGGCGAAATTGCCCTGCGCTACGGCAATCAGGGCATGGCCGGCCAGCCGATCAATATCCACCTGTCCGGCACCGCCGGTCAGTCGTTCGGGGTCTGGAATGCCGGCGGCCTGAATCTGCTACTGACCGGGGATGCCAATGACTACGTCGGGAAAGGCATGACCGGCGGGAAAATCAGCATCCGTCCGCCCGTCGGTTCGGCCTTCAAATCCAATCAGGCCACCATTGTCGGCAACACCTGCCTGTATGGTGCAACCGGTGGCAAGTTCTTCGCTGCCGGCACCGCCGGAGAGCGGTTTGCGGTGCGCAACTCAGGCACCATCGCAGTGGTCGAAGGCGCCGGCGATAACGCCTGTGAGTACATGACCGGCGGGATCGTGGCCATCCTCGGCAAAACCGGAGTCAACTTCGGCGCCGGGATGACCGGTGGCTTTGCCTATATTCTGGATGAAAACGGCGACTTTGCCGGTCGGGTCAACCCGGAGCTGATTGAGGCGCTGCCGCTGGACGGACTCAAGATCCACCAGGAGCACCTGCGCGGGCTGATCGCCAGCCATCTGGAAGAAACCGGATCGAGCCGGGCACAGGAAATCCTGGCCGATTTTGACCAGTGGATCCCACGGTTCTACCTGGCCAAGCCGAAGTCTGCCGACGTAAATACCCTCTTGGGTCACCAAAGCCGCTCTGCCGCAGAGCTGCGCGTTCAAGCTCAATAA
- the btuF gene encoding vitamin B12 ABC transporter substrate-binding protein BtuF, with protein MRLIISVLLLLPASLLAAPAERVISLSPHTTELAYAAGLGDKLVAASDYSDYPEAAKSLERVANYRGIKLERIIALKPDLILAWQGGNPPREMAKLEQLGLNVFYSNPKALEDIPQTLEALGQYAATPAQAHQKAAAFREKLQQLDARYRQQRPVRYFYQLSASPMITVAGNNWPSQVFNHCGGENIFADSKAAYPQVSEEQVVVRQPEVIFGTPHAGTQTGLWQKWDGKLPAVNHQHIYNLEADWLNRPTPRTIQAVEQVCHYLEQVRQDKP; from the coding sequence GTGCGCCTGATTATTAGTGTCTTGCTGCTGTTGCCAGCCAGCCTGCTGGCCGCACCCGCCGAACGGGTGATCAGCCTCTCGCCTCACACCACCGAGCTGGCGTATGCCGCCGGGCTGGGTGACAAGCTGGTCGCCGCCAGCGACTACAGCGACTATCCGGAAGCAGCCAAATCCCTCGAGCGCGTTGCCAATTACCGGGGGATCAAACTCGAGCGCATTATAGCCCTGAAACCGGATTTAATTCTGGCCTGGCAAGGGGGCAATCCGCCGCGGGAAATGGCCAAGCTGGAGCAGTTGGGACTGAACGTCTTTTACTCCAACCCTAAAGCACTGGAAGACATTCCGCAGACCCTCGAAGCGCTCGGACAATATGCCGCCACACCCGCACAGGCCCACCAGAAAGCCGCCGCATTTCGGGAAAAGCTGCAGCAACTGGATGCCCGCTATCGCCAGCAACGGCCGGTGCGTTATTTCTACCAGCTCAGTGCGTCCCCGATGATCACCGTCGCTGGCAACAACTGGCCCAGCCAGGTCTTCAACCACTGCGGCGGCGAGAATATTTTTGCAGACAGCAAAGCCGCCTACCCGCAAGTTTCCGAAGAGCAGGTCGTCGTCCGCCAGCCGGAAGTGATTTTCGGCACGCCCCACGCCGGTACCCAAACCGGCCTGTGGCAGAAGTGGGACGGCAAGCTTCCGGCGGTCAATCATCAGCATATTTACAACCTGGAAGCCGACTGGCTCAACCGGCCAACCCCGCGCACGATTCAGGCGGTAGAGCAGGTTTGCCACTATCTCGAGCAGGTACGGCAGGACAAGCCATAA
- the tyrS gene encoding tyrosine--tRNA ligase, giving the protein MASIEKALAEIKRGVDELIPEEELIAKLKENRPLRIKLGADPTAPDIHLGHTVILNKLRTFQELGHDVTFLIGDFTGMVGDPTGKNTTRPPLTREDVLRNAETYKEQVFKILDPAKTKIEFNSSWLSDLGAEGMIRLAANQTVARMLERDDFKKRYNEGRPIAIHEFMYPLLQGYDSVAMETDVELGGTDQKFNLLMGRELQKANGQKPQVVLTLPLLVGLDGTKKMSKSANNYIGIAESPSEMFGKIMSISDDLMWNYYELLSFRPLEEIDQFKTDIANGKNPRDIKILLAKEIIARFHSEAESDAAEQEFINRFQKGAMPDEMPEFEFEAGMAITNLLKEAGLVNSTSDAMRMIRQGAAKMDGDKIEDTKLVPAAGTAVYQVGKRKFARVTLK; this is encoded by the coding sequence ATGGCCAGCATTGAAAAAGCCCTAGCTGAGATCAAGCGCGGTGTCGATGAACTGATTCCGGAAGAAGAGCTGATTGCCAAGTTAAAAGAGAACCGTCCATTACGTATTAAATTGGGTGCTGACCCAACGGCTCCGGATATTCACCTTGGCCATACGGTAATTCTGAATAAGCTGCGTACATTTCAGGAGCTGGGCCACGATGTGACCTTCCTGATTGGTGACTTCACCGGGATGGTCGGTGATCCGACCGGGAAGAACACCACGCGCCCGCCGCTGACTCGCGAAGACGTACTGCGCAATGCAGAAACGTACAAAGAGCAGGTGTTTAAAATCCTGGACCCGGCAAAAACCAAGATTGAATTTAACTCGAGCTGGCTGTCCGACCTGGGTGCCGAAGGGATGATCCGCCTGGCGGCCAACCAGACGGTTGCCCGGATGCTGGAACGTGACGACTTTAAAAAGCGTTACAACGAAGGCCGCCCGATTGCGATCCATGAATTTATGTATCCGCTGCTGCAGGGCTATGACTCGGTCGCCATGGAAACCGATGTTGAGCTGGGCGGGACCGATCAGAAGTTCAACCTGCTGATGGGCCGCGAGCTGCAAAAAGCCAATGGTCAGAAGCCGCAGGTGGTGCTGACGTTGCCGCTGCTGGTGGGCCTGGACGGCACGAAGAAGATGTCCAAGTCGGCGAACAACTATATCGGGATTGCAGAATCACCAAGTGAAATGTTCGGTAAGATCATGTCGATTTCTGACGATTTGATGTGGAACTACTACGAACTGCTGTCTTTCCGCCCGCTGGAAGAAATCGACCAGTTCAAAACTGATATTGCCAATGGGAAGAACCCGCGCGATATCAAGATCTTGCTGGCCAAAGAGATTATTGCCCGCTTCCACTCTGAGGCGGAATCTGATGCCGCAGAGCAGGAATTCATCAACCGTTTCCAGAAAGGTGCGATGCCCGATGAAATGCCGGAGTTCGAATTCGAAGCCGGGATGGCGATTACGAACCTGCTGAAAGAAGCGGGTCTGGTGAACTCGACATCAGATGCGATGCGCATGATTCGCCAGGGCGCGGCTAAGATGGACGGCGATAAGATTGAAGATACCAAGCTGGTTCCGGCGGCAGGGACTGCCGTGTACCAGGTCGGTAAACGTAAATTTGCCCGGGTGACCCTGAAGTAA
- a CDS encoding TRIC cation channel family protein: MLIYFLDMFGTAIFAISGVLLAGRLRMDPFGIVVLASVTAIGGGTIRDMALGATPVFWITDTNYLWVIFITCLVAIIAIRKPRQMPWYFLPVADAIGLAVFVAIGVEKALRFGATPMVAVIMGVMTGCGGGVIRDVLAREIPMVLRTEVYATACILGGIVHTTALQLNADVNVATLAGIATTLTIRLAAIRWHLSLPTFAPRN; encoded by the coding sequence ATGCTTATCTACTTTCTTGATATGTTCGGCACCGCCATTTTTGCCATTTCCGGCGTATTACTGGCGGGCCGGTTACGGATGGATCCATTCGGCATTGTTGTGCTGGCCAGCGTGACCGCCATTGGCGGCGGCACCATCCGCGATATGGCGCTGGGCGCAACTCCGGTATTCTGGATCACCGATACCAATTATCTGTGGGTGATCTTCATCACCTGTCTGGTCGCGATTATCGCCATCCGCAAACCCCGGCAAATGCCCTGGTACTTCCTCCCGGTTGCCGATGCCATCGGTCTGGCGGTGTTTGTTGCCATCGGCGTTGAGAAAGCGCTGCGATTTGGTGCCACCCCGATGGTGGCGGTCATCATGGGGGTCATGACCGGCTGTGGCGGCGGGGTGATCCGGGATGTGCTGGCGCGTGAAATCCCGATGGTGCTGCGAACCGAAGTCTATGCGACGGCCTGTATTCTGGGCGGCATTGTCCATACCACCGCCCTGCAGCTCAACGCCGATGTGAATGTTGCCACCCTGGCCGGGATCGCGACGACCCTGACGATCCGACTGGCCGCGATTCGTTGGCATTTATCCCTGCCGACGTTTGCGCCCCGAAACTGA
- a CDS encoding VOC family protein, whose amino-acid sequence MIPYVEHANLTVTDIDQTIAFLQTALPAFQVRHRGQTDTYPWCHIGTETSYLALQGVTDRTDTDRAPYRDSGINHIGLVTEDVDGVRARLLAAGYQENELATDHPWRKRIYFWDPNGIEWEFIEYLSENPSERNDYRL is encoded by the coding sequence ATGATCCCCTACGTCGAACATGCCAATCTCACCGTGACCGATATTGACCAGACCATCGCGTTTCTGCAAACCGCCCTGCCTGCTTTTCAAGTGCGCCATCGCGGACAAACCGACACTTACCCATGGTGTCATATCGGCACCGAAACCAGTTATCTCGCGCTCCAGGGAGTCACGGACCGTACCGACACTGATCGCGCCCCCTACCGGGACAGCGGTATCAACCACATCGGCCTGGTCACCGAAGATGTGGACGGGGTCAGAGCTCGGCTTCTGGCGGCGGGATATCAGGAAAATGAGCTCGCAACAGACCATCCCTGGCGCAAGCGGATCTACTTCTGGGATCCCAACGGGATTGAATGGGAGTTTATTGAATATCTCAGTGAAAATCCGAGCGAGCGCAACGATTATCGCCTGTAA